ACATAAAGCGGCAATATCGGCACCCACGAATCCATATGTGAGGTCAGATAGCTCATCCAGGCTTACGTCTGGCGTAAGCGGCATCGCCCGCGTATGTATCTGGAATATCTCTTTACGCCCCGCCTTGTCCGGAACTCTAAGCTCTATCTCCCTGTCGAACCTTCCCGGCCTTCTCAAAGCAGTATCTATCGCCTCGGGACGGTTTGTCGCCCCTATGACGATGACGTTCTTTCTAGTCTTCAGGCCGTCCATCAGCGATAGAAGCTGCGCCACCACACGGCGCTCGACCTCGCCCGTGACCTCTGCCCTTTTAGTGGCGATCGAATCAAGCTCGTCGATAAAGATGATGGCAGGAGCGTTATTTTCAGCTTCCTTGAACACGTCGCGAAGATGCTGTTCTGACTCTCCATAATACTTTGACATTATCTCAGGCCCGTTGATCGAGGTGAAATAAGCCTCGGTCTCGTTGGCGACTGCCTTTGCCAGCAGAGTCTTTCCCGTACCCGGAGGCCCTAATATCAGCACGCCTTTGGGCGGGTCTATGCCGAGGCGGTTGAATAGTTCAGGGTACTTTAAAGGAAGCTCGATCATCTCCCTTATTTTCTGGATAGCTTCACGTATGCCTCCAAGGTCCTCATATGTGACCTCGGGGACCGTTTCCTTGACCACTTCGGTCGCCTCTGGCAATAGCTGAATATCGGTCACCTCTGTTATCTTTACGATGCCGGTAGGGATCGTTGATGCCACTACGAGCTTTACCTCCCCGAGCCCGAAAGAAGGATTGGAGAAAAAGTCCCGGAAAAATTCCTCGAACATCAGGTTGGAGTTAAAAGACTGGCTGGGAGGATTATAGGTTGACGTCGAAACGATGTCACCCTGGGACACGGGCCTGTTCAGGAAACTTGCCTGCAGGCTTTCCGGAGACGCATATATGCGTATGCCTTTTTGGACAGGCATGAGCACTACCTTTTTTGCCTCGCTCCATTTGGAGATGCTCACTTCCACATAATCCCCTAAAGTCGTGCCCGCATTATGTCTCAATATCCCGTCTATGCGAATAATGTCAAGATGCATGTCCGATGGGAAAGCGCTGCCGACTATCGCGGCTGTCGTTCGTCTCCCCGTGATCTGGATGACATCCCCGTATGAAACTCCTATCTCCTTGATGTGCCGCTCGTTTATACGTGCGATGCCACGGCCTACCTCACGCTTATCCGCCTCTGCCACCTTCAACCTTATCTTGGCTTTCTCCTCTTTCTGCACCGTCATCGTTAGTCCTCAAAGATAATAATAAATTTATTATTATATATTAATATGA
The nucleotide sequence above comes from Methanooceanicella nereidis. Encoded proteins:
- a CDS encoding CDC48 family AAA ATPase, with the protein product MTVQKEEKAKIRLKVAEADKREVGRGIARINERHIKEIGVSYGDVIQITGRRTTAAIVGSAFPSDMHLDIIRIDGILRHNAGTTLGDYVEVSISKWSEAKKVVLMPVQKGIRIYASPESLQASFLNRPVSQGDIVSTSTYNPPSQSFNSNLMFEEFFRDFFSNPSFGLGEVKLVVASTIPTGIVKITEVTDIQLLPEATEVVKETVPEVTYEDLGGIREAIQKIREMIELPLKYPELFNRLGIDPPKGVLILGPPGTGKTLLAKAVANETEAYFTSINGPEIMSKYYGESEQHLRDVFKEAENNAPAIIFIDELDSIATKRAEVTGEVERRVVAQLLSLMDGLKTRKNVIVIGATNRPEAIDTALRRPGRFDREIELRVPDKAGRKEIFQIHTRAMPLTPDVSLDELSDLTYGFVGADIAALCKEAAMNVLRRVLPKLDLKDQTIPQEVLEQLRVTRQDFEESLRIIQPSALREIMIEVPNVTWEDIGGLKDVKMLLREAVEWPLRFPESFKRVGVEAPKGVLLYGPPGTGKTLLAKAIANESQANFITAKGSDLLSKWYGESEKHISEVFKKAKQVSPAVVFLDELDALAPVRGGAIGEPRVTERIVNQLLSELDGLEELRGVIVIGATNRPDIIDPALMRPGRFDEIILVPVPDRDARREIFKVHMKRMPVAPDVNLAELVDRTNNFTGADIASVCKKAGRLALREDLQAASVKRKHFLEALKGTTPSVTEDTMRYYQNIGGELKRMGNKEIERSMYL